The DNA segment TGGCTGACTATAACTCTAAATCTTAGAATGCATGTGAAATGTGAAACATTTGGTtgataatttcttttttttttcagatgttTTCACAttcctttgttttttctttgtgacgaatatataataaatgttttcaAACTGCAAATAGAAATTCCAAAATAATCATATgttacttttatatttttaattaaaagacaAATTACTATTACATATTTACATAATTTGAACAATCAAAAGcgatgtttatattttattataaatatataaacgtAAATCCAAACATAGACGGTCAAACTCATTTTGCTAAATCAAACACAAAACGTAAATGATAGATACAAACCTAATAAAAACGGATGATCATTatataaaacatagtagatctatatatataaagaaatgttcgcctCTCTCCCGTAAAGCCACGTCATCAAATCGTACGTtctgggagtgacacgtgtcccattttatatttatggccaaaataaatgaatgcagttaagggtaattgaacccagcacctctagcactggtaatttctcttagaaccactaggctaaagtcactttttataaatatgtggccgcgaaaatacttattatcgtgtcagatggaagcccatgcttcttctgcttgtggccagagccgacactgaactgacgtcaagatgaagatcgtgaagttaaaaactttactccaaacagttttgcaatgtttccaacctttataacttgatgcatataatatatatcaaaatacatttgttgtacacgcttttattagttttgcttttaaaagaaggtatttacagttataaatgttttgtgtcagtgaagtaatggttgaaaaatctctatacatatgtcattttaaaataacacccaacttctatatatagtcaatacatatgtgcatgttatattctagactaaatattaatatagaaaatattttttttagtctacaagcaaatgttgtagagcaagtatgcattatacaaaataatatatatttaaaatccatacacaaaaacataaaagttgttataggtctctttctgacacatgcacactccgctatgaataaaaataaaaaaaaaacagtattgttatcaaactttatcacaagtccacatttgtacatctataattatgagttggacaattagttaatttgatacaataccaaagcaagaataatcgaaaaacaactataccaccgcatactaataaataagacataacagataaccaaattcttgaatcttaaaacaaatttcaactcgagtatttagtgaatatcaaattaactaatatcccgcccgtagggcgggccaacccTAGTTTAGTATATTTGAAACTCCTTGTTCCACAagaaaaacccaaaaaagaaAGATCTCACACATTCAAGATATGTCCAAATAATTTATTACCATtttaactaataatatatatatatatatattataatttcatatttctaacttcaaattttgattaaaaataataagtatcCACCATTTTGTTACAAAAACTGAACTTATGTCAACACATAAACTTCTATAATTTtcaacatttataaatatatacagtaactgatatatatatatatatataaatttagaaaACATATGTTCAGTGGAAGAACCTCAACCATCGTTTGTGcataaaatagtatagaacTATTCATTCTTTCAAAATACCACATTTCTTTTTCTAATCTAGAAAATCTAAAAACATTAAATACATGATAAAGAATATGAGAATCTTGATTGAATGGCAAGCACTAATACCAAAAACAATAACAAGTTTCCCAAAAATggatattgtgtatttttacaaagtaaagaaaaaaaggaaacaaatcaaataaaaataagcaagagaataaaaatatagaataagTGAGTGTAACGATTCGCCGCGTGTGTACGGGCATTACAAAAAGATTCTTTGTTCCAATCTAATTAAACCAAATTTACACAAACACCCTCGAGATTCCACTTAATTACAGCGGCTGCGGTTCACCGCGTCCTTCATCTTCTTCCCCCAATACctttcttccttcttctttaTAAATAAACGTCTCTCGTAGCTTTCTTTGATATattattgttcttttttttgcGATGGTTCAGACAGATTCAGATAAGATGGGTCTTAATTTGAATCTATCGATGTACTCTCTAGCAAAACCCTTGTCTCAATTTCTAGACGAAGTGTCTAGGATCAAAGATTATGACTCGAAGCTGTCTGAAATCGATGGGTATGTCGGAAAATTAGAGGAAGAGAGGAGAAAAATCGATGTTTTTAAACGGGAGCTACCTCTATGCATGCTACTATTGAACGAAGGTATTATTCTAAATTGTTTTCATCGATTTGTGTTTTTGATATTGAAGAAATGGGTTTCTATGTGTAGCTATTGAGACGTTAAAGGAAGAGGCTTCATCATCAGTGATGATGGCATCAGATGGTAAATTAGATGTGGGTGAAGGGGCAAAAGTGGAAAGTGATAATAAGAAGAACTGGATGAGCTCTGCCCAGTTATGGATCTCAAATCCAAACTCCCAATTGCAATCGGtaagatgaagaaaaaaaaaaaaccaaacctTTTGATGTTCTGTTTTGTGGTCTTTAACCTTTGATCATTTGTGAACAGACAAACGAAAAAGAAGATCGGTCTGTGACTCATAAGCCTAATCAGGGAGGGGCATTTACGCCATTTAAccttcctccaccaccaccacctctaACTCTCAGGACTCCACCATCAGAGATACTTATGGATTATAATCATCAGTTCAACAAACCTATGCAGAGCCTTCACAGTCAGAAGAAAGAGCAGAGAAGGAGATGGTCACAGGATCTTCACCGTAAATTTGTGGATGCTCTTCACAGCCTTGGAGGGTCACAAGGTTAGTCCTTAAACCTTAAAAAAGAAGCCAACTTTGTTGTTGAATTTTGTACTGagattatatttgtttatgtttGTTGATGTGAGACCAGTGGCAACACCAAAGCAGATTAGAGATAtgatgaaggttgatggtttaACCAATGATGAAGTCAAGAGCCATTTACAAGTATAAAAAGCTCTCatctttttttaaacaattacaGACTTTGATGTGTAGATAGATGATCTGACATGtgtgaaaattaaaatcaattGCAGAAATATAGAATGCATATCCGTAAGCATCCGCTGCATCCAGCAGCAAAGACGTTGTCATCATCGGATCAGGCTGTTTTGTTAGATAAAGAAACACAAAGCTTGATAAGTTTGACGAGATCGGATTCACCACAAAGCCCGCTTGTTGATGGATGTTTGTTCAATAATAATGGTCATAGCTCAGAGGATGAAGAGAAATCTGATGGACGTAGCTGGAAAAGCGAGTCGAATAAGAAAAGACAAGCGTTGGATCTTGAGCTTTGAAGACCGATCATAATACTATATGCTCAAAAACTTGAAAACGTTTGCTCGGGAGTTTTGTAGATGTAAAACATGAGAAGAGGGGGAATATAGATagattttgttcttttttgttgttgtctggATGTATAAGTCCTTTTCTTGTTTTACCGTCGGTAAGAAGGTAAACAACAACCTTGTCGGTGTAAAGACATGGTTTTCTTCAATCTACCTAATATGAGAATGATtatggaaaaagaaaaagaatcttTTATTgtcaaaaagacaaaaatcGTAGGATAAAGATAAGATTTGTTTCGGTCTTAAAATTGACAACAAGATAAcgatttgagatttttttttctttgttgaaaTATTGAGATAGAAAgaagggaaaattgtttttttagaacaaaaaaatagaaacattgTCCTAATAGTTATctttgattttagatataataaaattgattagtctagttgattttagatataataaaattgattagTCTAGTTGCTCATTTTGTGAACAGGGTGACATATATTCCtttgtattaaaataaacaGAAACATCTGTGTACAACTAAAGAAATCAGAAATTTTCAAACCGTATAAGCATAGTGTCTTTCCTTATACAAACAGAGAACACAGTAGCAAGACAAGTTGAAAGAAATCTAGTGCACATATTACACAATACACAAGTATATTCAAATACAAGTAAAGAGTTGTGAAACtagaataaacaaaaataaagaaggaaCAAGAAAACCATCAACGGATTCGAGTCACTAAAGATAACAAAAACAAGTTTGCTGgataaatatattgataaaaaagaaaaatcccCAGAGTTTAGTTTAGTCTTGCACATCATAAAAAcgcatttttataaaaaagcaATACTATCATTGTGTTGGGGTGAGAAAGAAACGCAACACATGCCTGTGAGTCCATGACGGCTCCAGAACTCTTCAGTATCAGCGACTCCGTGGATCCTGACTCTTCTCGTGCTCATCGTGTCTGTGTtgaagtagaaaacatagaaggGCTGGGCAGGGCCTGGCAGAGATGTTGGGGAGAAAATGATCTCACCGGCCTTGTTGGTTCCTTGGGAAATCATACGCTGACTCCTCCGAAAAGCGAAGGGAAGAGACAAGGGAAGCTGAAATGATTGTCTGGACCACTCATGTTTGGTCACATCCTCCAGTATCCAAAGATCAAAACGGTCGAAAGAAGAACCAGTTCTCAAACAGTTTGTTGGTACAAGGACAGCTAGCTTCCCTTTGTATTCTATCAATGATGTATAAACCTTCCAAACCAGGACCTCCTTAGGCGTAGTGATAAAACTTAGTATCCTCTCGTTTCTTACATCAAAACAGACAAACACAGGAGGAGGTAATACGGGGAGGTAACTAGGCTACGAGATActactcctcctcctccaagtGTTATAACCTCGTGCACCATGAAACAACTAGGGTTATGCATATGATCAAAGATAGATGTCACATGGGTCAATGCTTTGAATTGATCACCAACAGGATCGTATCCCAAGCATGTGCCCGTTGCCTTGCAGGGAAAGGTAATGACTTGCCCCGTGCTAGGATTACATACAATGAACGTTGTCACATCGTTACAAGCGATAAAGCCATGGACGGAATAATACTTGTAGCCGCCGCAAGGCAAGGTCACTGAGGGTATTGTCATGTCTAGATTCGCAACCAAtgaagaagtagaagaagacGAAGTTGCCTCCTCCTCTCCCGTGAAGATGAACAGACGCTTGGGATCACCAGATACACCGTTGGTGAGAGCGACTACAAAACGGGATGGCTTCTTCGCAGCGTAGTAAGAAGCGACGAATGTTTGGCTTCGGATAAGGGAAGACCAAGTCTTGGACACGCATAGGAACTTCATCAGCGACTTTCCAGGCAATCTACTCAGTGTCTCCACCTCCATATCGTAAGGGAGGAAGACATGTAGCTTCTTACCTGAGCGGCTCTTGTCGCTTGGAGGTTCCTTGCGTTTAAAGACAAAGAAGTTTCCTTTTCGGAGTTCAGACACAACCTAGTTTAATAGActaacttccttttttttttttaataaaaaataaaaataaaaaaagacaaGAAGCCATCTTTGATGATCATCCCTTTCTGATAAACTTGAAACCTTTTGTTCTGTCATCTCTGTCTAGTGACGATGTCAGCAGCTCGCTTAGAGCATCAGCAATGCtagaaactttttttgtttcttaaggTAAAAAGTAGGTTAAGAAACTTTGTTAAGAAACTTGATTAGAAATGAAGATTATTGGTAGAAACCTTTTTTGGttcttagttttaatttttatttttttaattatttgtgtagcaaataaaacatataacatagataattgaaaacatataagagagtacaaagttaaaaaaaaagattacaaagTTGAAAAAACATGCAAATTACAATATTTCTATTCAACtcataaaaagttaaataaaaaaagttattattcATCTCCAAATTTATCCCATAGATGTTCGATCAAATCATGTTTTAGTTGTCTATGGACTGGTCTATCCCGAACTCTAGCTCGGCGATCAAGTGCATCGAAAAGCTCAGTAGGCATCTTGACGCAAAAAGAAATATCCTGATCGTGAAATGTGTCATCTCGAGTATCCGTACGTTCTTCATCttcgacaatcatattatggagtattatACAAGCTCTCATAATTTTTGCTATCTTCGATTTACTCCATAACTTTGATGGATTTTTGATAACGGCGAATCTAGCTTGCAGGACTCCGAAGGCACGCTCAACATCTTTTCGGGCAGATTCCTGTCTTTTTGCAAATAATGAATCTTTTTCACCCTGTGGGAGACTAATAGATTTAATAAATGTCGCCCATTCCGGGTAAATACCATCTGTAAGATAATAGGCCAAATCGTACTCCCTGCCGTTGACATTGTAATTGACTTCGGGAGCAATTCCGTtaataatgtcatcaaaaacaggtgatcgatcaagaatattaagatcgttcatagtacctggagctccaaaaaaggcgtgccatatccagaggTCATAAGAAGCGACGGCCTCCAAGACAATAGTTGGTTTATCAGTTCCTCGGGAATACATACCTTTCCAAGAGGTGgggcaattcttccactcccagtgCATACAGTCGATACTTCCAATCATCCCGGGAAATCCACGTTCTTCTCCCTTGTGTAGTAGCCTTTCAAGATCGTCGGGTGTTGGACGTCTTAGGTACTCATCGCTAAACAAGTCGATGATTGCGGCAGTAAAATTGTGCAAGCAATTCCGAGCTGTTGATTCACCAAGTCGGACATATTCGTCCACCGTATCAGCCCCACCCCCATATGCTAATTGACGTATTGCTGCTGTGCATTTCTGGAGCGGTGATAGACTACGCCTTCCGACTGCATCTTCCGTTGCAGCAAAATACTCCACTTCCGTAGAGAGGCGATGCACAATCCGCATGAACAATGACTTGCTCATTCGAAACCGTCGGCGGAATATATTGGAAGGATATGTAGGAGTTTCAGAAAAATAATCATTCCATAGCTGGATGTCGCCTTCTTCCCGGTGTCTTTCAataaaaatacgtttttttctgtttttgggTTCGGACAACATTTCGGGGATTTCTAATAATTCTTCAAATAGAGATTCAAATTcagcatcatcttcatcatttttATGGTAATGATAATGTGATGAACCAGCcatttgaaatgaaaaaaaaaacttagtttttaATCTGATTTTTAAGAGAGATAGAAGACGGATGAAGTTGTGTAGTAAATGTGATGAAGTTCTCTTCTACTTATAGTGTGATAGTGAGTAGATATTTTACTAGCCTATAGGGGTCACGGATTGCTTGTGACACGAGTTTGTTGTTCTGTTGGGATATAGGGGTCACGGGTTGCTTGTGTACAAAATTAATACTTGCCGACATCACAGCTTATAATACTTGTACAAAAACAGCTTGATACAATAATACAATAATATAACATCCGAGCTTGTTACAATAATACAACATCTCTTACAACATCCCATAGAACATCCAATACAACATACAATAATACATCATTTCTCTCCTAAAAAACCGACCTCACCACCTAAACTGTTACTTAAACATTACAACCAAACCTATTGCCACAAGAAGAACGAACACTAAACCAACAACCATGTCAAATCTCTTGTTCAACCTAGAATTCTTGTTACCTAGCTCAGAAACAATCAACTCTAACTTAGCCACCTTCTGCTCTGTTTCATAGTCACTCATCATGGTTAGAGAGTCAACCTTTTCAGCGAGCTCAAGAGTGTGTCTATCCCTTGCTCTCATCTCCTCCATAACCGCGAGGTCCCATGGCTTCCAAACATGACACTCGCCATCATCAATGTTCTCACATGTGTAATATCTTCTGCCTGGATCAGAGCGGTTTGTAGCAAGAATAGGTTGAGCTCCACAGTAGCAGATTTGTGGGAAACCAAACTCGACTTCGGGTTGAGGAGGATACTGATGTGGTTCGGGGAACTCTGAGTGGCCTAGCTCAGCTTGATCACGCCGAATGAGATCCATCTAATCACGGGTTGCTTGTGTTCATTGATCTTGTGCCACCTCTGCTTCAAGTTGAGATGACCTCTCTTGTCACCAGTAGCTTTAGCGTGAGGACTTTCAGCAAAGTATTCTGCAACACGTAACCAGAAAGTCCCTAACTTTTGACCATTTCCAACTATGATATCTTTAGAAGTGTTAAGCCATCCACTGATGAGGACCTCATCATCGGCTGGGGTCCATTTTTTTCTCTCCCTACGTCCCACTGGTGGCTCTTGAGATTCAGATGGAGCCTCATCATAATGTTGGCTAGCGAAGGGAGGGATTTCGGAATCTCCTATGTTGATACTAGATGGGAAACTCTCAAAGGGAAAGTTTGAATGGGGAACACTGTCATTTTGAGAGTTCAAAAGGCCCACATAGCTAGAGGACTGGCTATATGGTGCCCTTGGATCCATTTGAAAGATAACAGAGAGGGGCGAATTAAAAAGATTGAAAATCAGAAGGTTGTTGTATGAATGAAGAGTGACAGAAGCCAAGAAATGGGGTTTTATAAGTGGGAAAATGTTACTAGCAATAAGTTACTATATTAAAGACCTAACCATAAACGAGTATCCATCTAATCACAACTTATTACACTACCATCAAAGCCTAGAGGAAAATTAAATATCttgatgttttcattaaaatcAAACTTCACTTTATTCATATATAGTTCACATCAAACTAAACTAAGTGTTAAACATGAGAACTATTCTTCTAACTTTTGCATTTCAGTTGAGAACAAACTAAACTCATATCACGCAAATCAATTCCATTTCAGCTACCAGGTTACATAATTAATGCTCAAAGACACAAGTACAAGGAAACCACACATCACTCAATGAATTCTCAAGCAATACCCGAAGTTCTGTCAttctattattttcaaaaaataaatccaAACACTCAATGCAAAATTCAAAACCACATCAAAGAAAGAATGGTGAAGACCAttgaaatcaaataaataacaagggttttaaaaatatttggaatgcTGAAACACATTTTCACCAAtgggttttttaaaaaatcgtgATCAAAGTTGCCATCAAACACATACATACAGCAGACATAGTTtcaatttatttgtatttaagcGACATTACAGTGTCTGTAAATCATGCTATATGACGATAAAGAACAAGTCAACACAGTTACGAAAATAAACCAAGAGATCAAACACCAATTTTAATACCAATCACCAATTTTAATACCAACCAATCACGAACCTACAATCACATATATACGACCCTAATTGTCAATACCAATCACCAAGCTCTAGCAAAAACCCTACCATTCAATCGAcagaaaccctaattttaaccctaaaaaaaattagggttaCATACAATCAAATCGACAAACGCAGACAGAGGAATGAGAGATACCTCGTTGACAATCGAATAGGCAGAGAGATGGGTCGAATCAGCTGTTCGTTCAAATCGGGGAGAGATCGATGTTGACAGAGGTTCACGGCTTTGGTCTCGATTCGATATGTGAGCGGTCTCGATTCGATATGTGAGCGGTGGCTTCGATATGTGAGCGGTCTCGATTCGGTATGTGAGCGGCTCGATTCGGTCTCTGATCAGAGATTGCCTCGACAGAGAGATAACGGGAACACAGGAGAGAGCCAAGggagaaaagagaagaaagaagagagaatggAGTTGATTTGTTTTGCTCCCTCTCACGCGTCTTTCTTTCGGTCTCGCCGACGTGACACGTGCCTCCAGAAAGTGAATAAAAACGTTTCttaattaacaaacaaaatctGCGTTTATAACCATTTTTGATTTAAATTCACCCTTTTAATTCTTAAGAAATCTCGCTATATACAGCGATGCTGTTGCTGAGCATCAGCAATGCtagaaactttttttgtttcttaaggTAAAAAGTAGGTTAAGAAACTTTGTTAAGAAACTTGATTAGAAATGAAGATTATTGGTAGAAACCTTTTTTGGttcttagttttaatttttatttttttaattatttgtgtagcaaataaaacatataacatagataattgaaaacatataagagagtacaaagttaaaaaaaaagattacaaagTTGAAAAAACATGCAAATTACAATATTTCTATTCAACtcataaaaagttaaataaaaaaagttattattcATCTCCAAATTTATCCCATAGATGTTCGATCAAATCATGTTTTAGTTGTCTATGGACTGGTCTATCCCGAACTCTAGCTCGGCGATCAAGTGCATCGAAAAGCTCAGTAGGCATCTTGACGCAAAAAGAAATATCCTGATCGTGAAATGTGTCATCTCGAGTATCCGTACGTTCTTCATCttcgacaatcatattatggagtattatACAAGCTCTCATAATTTTTGCTATCTTCGATTTACTCCATAACTTTGATGGATTTTTGATAACGGCGAATCTAGCTTGCAGGACTCCGAAGGCACGCTCAACATCTTTTCGGGCAGATTCCTGTCTTTTTGCAAATAATGAATCTTTTTCACCCTGTGGGAGACTAATAGATTTAATAAATGTCGCCCATTCCGGGTAAATACCATCTGTAAGATAATAGGCCAAATCGTACTCCCTGCCGTTGACATTGTAATTGACTTCGGGAGCAATTCCGTtaataatgtcatcaaaaacaggtgatcgatcaagaatattaagatcgttcatagtacctggagctccaaaaaaggcgtgccatatccagaggTCATAAGAAGCGACGGCCTCCAAGACAATAGTTGGTTTATCAGTTCCTCGGGAATACATACCTTTCCAAGAGGTGgggcaattcttccactcccagtgCATACAGTCGATACTTCCAATCATCCCGGGAAATCCACGTTCTTCTCCCTTGTGTAGTAGCCTTTCAAGATCGTCGGGTGTTGGACGTCTTAGGTACTCATCGCTAAACAAGTCGATGATTGCGGCAGTAAAATTGTGCAAGCAATTCCGAGCTGTTGATTCACCAAGTCGGACATATTCGTCCACCGTATCAGCCCCACCCCCATATGCTAATTGACGTATTGCTGCTGTGCATTTCTGGAGCGGTGATAGACTACGCCTTCCGACTGCATCTTCCGTTGCAGCAAAATACTCCACTTCCGTAGAGAGGCGATGCACAATCCGCATGAACAATGACTTGCTCATTCGAAACCGTCGGCGGAATATATTGGAAGGATATGTAGGAGTTTCAGAAAAATAATCATTCCATAGCTGGATGTCGCCTTCTTCCCGGTGTCTTTCAataaaaatacgtttttttctgtttttgggTTCGGACAACATTTCGGGGATTTCTAATAATTCTTCAAATAGAGATTCAAATTcagcatcatcttcatcatttttATGGTAATGATAATGTGATGAACCAGCcatttgaaatgaaaaaaaaaacttagtttttaATCTGATTTTTAAGAGAGATAGAAGACGGATGAAGTTGTGTAGTAAATGTGATGAAGTTCTCTTCTACTTATAGTGTGATAGTGAGTAGATATTTTACTAGCCTATAGGGGTCACGGATTGCTTGTGACACGAGTTTGTTGTTCTGTTGGGATATAGGGGTCACGGGTTACTTGTGTACAAAATTAATACTTGCCGACATCACAGCTTATAATACTTGTACAAAAACAGCTTGATACAATAATACAATAATATAACATCCGAGCTTGTTACAATAATACAACATCTCTTACAACATCCCATAGAACATCCAATACAACATACAATAATACATCATTTCTCTCCTAAAAAACCGACCTCACCACCTAAACTGTTACTTAAACATTACAACCAAACCTATTGCCACAAGAAGAACGAACACTAAACCAACAACCATGTCAAATCTCTTGTTCAACCTAGAATTCTTGTTACCTAGCTCAGAAACAATCAACTCTAACTTAGCCACCTTCTGCTCTGTTTCATAGTCACTCATCATGGTTAGAGAGTCAACCTTTTCAGCGAGCTCAAGAGTGTGTCTATCCCTTGCTCTCATCTCCTCCATAACCGCGAGGTCCCATGGCTTCCAAACATGACACTCGCCATCATCAATGTTCTCACATGTGTAATATCTTCTGCCTGGATCAGAGCGGTTTGTAGCAAGAATAGGTTGAGCTCCACAGTAGCAGATTTGTGGGAAACCAAACTCGACTTCGGGTTGAGGAGGATACTGATGTGGTTCGGGGAACTCTGAGTGGCCTAGCTCAGCTTGATCACGCCGAATGAGATCCATCTAATCACGGGTTGCTTGTGTTCATTGATCTTGTGC comes from the Brassica rapa cultivar Chiifu-401-42 chromosome A01, CAAS_Brap_v3.01, whole genome shotgun sequence genome and includes:
- the LOC103864545 gene encoding transcription factor HHO5, coding for MVQTDSDKMGLNLNLSMYSLAKPLSQFLDEVSRIKDYDSKLSEIDGYVGKLEEERRKIDVFKRELPLCMLLLNEAIETLKEEASSSVMMASDGKLDVGEGAKVESDNKKNWMSSAQLWISNPNSQLQSTNEKEDRSVTHKPNQGGAFTPFNLPPPPPPLTLRTPPSEILMDYNHQFNKPMQSLHSQKKEQRRRWSQDLHRKFVDALHSLGGSQVATPKQIRDMMKVDGLTNDEVKSHLQKYRMHIRKHPLHPAAKTLSSSDQAVLLDKETQSLISLTRSDSPQSPLVDGCLFNNNGHSSEDEEKSDGRSWKSESNKKRQALDLEL
- the LOC103854629 gene encoding F-box protein At1g30790-like translates to MEVETLSRLPGKSLMKFLCVSKTWSSLIRSQTFVASYYAAKKPSRFVVALTNGVSGDPKRLFIFTGEEEATSSSSTSSLVANLDMTIPSVTLPCGGYKYYSVHGFIACNDVTTFIVCNPSTGQVITFPCKATGTCLGYDPVGDQFKALTHVTSIFDHMHNPSCFMVHEVITLGGGGVVSRSLVTSPYYLLLCLSVLM
- the LOC103864634 gene encoding uncharacterized protein LOC103864634, with translation MAGSSHYHYHKNDEDDAEFESLFEELLEIPEMLSEPKNRKKRIFIERHREEGDIQLWNDYFSETPTYPSNIFRRRFRMSKSLFMRIVHRLSTEVEYFAATEDAVGRRSLSPLQKCTAAIRQLAYGGGADTVDEYVRLGESTARNCLHNFTAAIIDLFSDEYLRRPTPDDLERLLHKGEERGFPGMIGSIDCMHWEWKNCPTSWKGMYSRGTDKPTIVLEAVASYDLWIWHAFFGAPVNYNVNGREYDLAYYLTDGIYPEWATFIKSISLPQGEKDSLFAKRQESARKDVERAFGVLQARFAVIKNPSKLWSKSKIAKIMRACIILHNMIVEDEERTDTRDDTFHDQDISFCVKMPTELFDALDRRARVRDRPVHRQLKHDLIEHLWDKFGDE